From one Vibrio neonatus genomic stretch:
- the thiE gene encoding thiamine phosphate synthase, whose protein sequence is MNPYELYFVTDDHQDLDTLCTVVKQAIAGGVTMVQIREKHGDVRAFIERARAVKEVMAGSGVSLIINDRVDVALAVDACGVHLGQSDMPVEYARRLLGKDKLLGLSVESEQQLLEAQSLPVDYLGVSAIFATPTKTNTIKHWGLAGLQSAVETSTKPLVAIGGINESNIQSVAKTGVDGVALVSAISAASDPTLASQQLLSKMRSVS, encoded by the coding sequence ATGAACCCTTATGAACTCTACTTTGTGACCGACGATCACCAAGATCTTGACACCCTGTGCACTGTGGTAAAGCAAGCTATTGCCGGTGGCGTCACTATGGTGCAAATTCGTGAAAAACACGGCGATGTGCGTGCGTTTATCGAGCGTGCCCGCGCGGTAAAAGAGGTGATGGCAGGCAGTGGTGTATCGCTTATTATCAATGATCGCGTTGATGTTGCACTAGCGGTTGATGCCTGCGGAGTTCATTTGGGGCAGTCTGATATGCCGGTAGAATATGCCAGACGTTTACTGGGTAAAGACAAGTTGTTGGGCTTATCGGTGGAAAGCGAGCAGCAACTGCTAGAAGCGCAGTCTTTACCTGTTGATTATCTGGGTGTCAGCGCTATTTTTGCCACGCCAACTAAAACCAACACCATTAAACACTGGGGCTTGGCAGGGCTACAAAGCGCGGTTGAAACGTCAACCAAACCGCTGGTGGCTATTGGCGGCATTAATGAGAGCAATATCCAAAGTGTGGCAAAAACAGGTGTTGATGGTGTCGCACTTGTGTCGGCCATTTCGGC
- the thiM gene encoding hydroxyethylthiazole kinase — translation MDKNQIAASLQTLRDSKPLVVNITNYVVMNNTANALLSIGASPIMAHSAQEMAEMMSFAGSLVINIGTLDSVWIPRMLFAVEQANINGKTVILDPVGCGASTLRTEVSRQIAEQADQLIIRGNASEIIALAGEQAQSKGVDALDSSDSAVNAAKFCVEHYGANVVISGASDYVVTKQATYKLDNGHQMMPYVTGMGCSHTAITGAFAAIGEVTGVAATAILGVAGEIAAEKSAGPGSLQMNLLDTLYQLDTDTVLSRLKLQIV, via the coding sequence ATGGATAAAAATCAAATAGCAGCCAGTTTACAAACTCTGCGTGACAGCAAACCGCTAGTGGTAAACATCACCAACTATGTGGTAATGAACAACACCGCAAACGCCTTGTTGTCTATTGGTGCTTCGCCAATTATGGCGCATTCGGCGCAAGAAATGGCCGAAATGATGAGCTTTGCAGGCAGCTTAGTGATCAATATTGGTACGCTAGACAGTGTATGGATCCCACGGATGTTGTTTGCAGTAGAGCAAGCCAATATCAACGGTAAAACGGTCATTCTTGATCCTGTCGGTTGCGGCGCAAGTACGCTTCGCACCGAAGTGTCGCGTCAAATTGCCGAGCAAGCCGACCAATTGATTATCCGTGGTAACGCCTCAGAAATCATTGCTTTGGCCGGTGAACAAGCGCAATCAAAAGGTGTGGATGCACTGGATAGCAGCGACTCTGCGGTCAACGCCGCCAAGTTCTGCGTTGAGCACTATGGCGCAAACGTGGTGATCTCTGGCGCGAGTGATTATGTCGTGACTAAGCAAGCCACTTATAAGCTCGATAATGGTCATCAAATGATGCCTTATGTAACGGGTATGGGCTGTTCGCACACCGCGATCACGGGTGCATTTGCTGCCATTGGCGAAGTGACAGGTGTTGCCGCTACCGCTATTTTAGGGGTGGCAGGTGAAATCGCCGCTGAGAAATCAGCCGGTCCTGGTTCACTGCAAATGAACTTGTTAGATACCTTGTATCAGCTAGACACAGATACGGTTTTGTCTCGTTTAAAACTGCAAATTGTATAA
- the tenA gene encoding thiaminase II has protein sequence MNTEQLIQACQQEWQGYIEHDFVHQLADGTLEHEVFLHYLKQDFLFLVQYSRAYALAIYKAKNLTQMRSALSSLHALLDAEIGHHVDFCAKWGISEQEMEAETEDFGTVAYTRYVLDTGSAGDLTDLYTALAPCAIGYGVIGKNLIGRESTKLEGNPYRSWLEMYSDQDFQQSVVECTANLDDLIKDIALDSARGKELIEIFRTATRMEIAFWEQGYNVLK, from the coding sequence ATGAATACAGAGCAACTAATTCAAGCTTGTCAGCAAGAGTGGCAAGGTTATATTGAGCATGATTTTGTACATCAGCTTGCTGACGGCACTCTTGAGCATGAAGTGTTTTTACACTACTTAAAGCAAGACTTTTTGTTTTTAGTCCAATACTCAAGAGCGTATGCACTCGCCATTTATAAAGCCAAAAATCTGACTCAGATGCGCAGTGCGTTATCCAGTTTGCATGCACTGCTGGATGCCGAGATTGGTCATCATGTGGATTTTTGTGCGAAATGGGGCATCAGTGAGCAAGAAATGGAAGCGGAAACCGAAGATTTCGGTACGGTCGCTTACACTCGCTACGTACTGGATACTGGTAGCGCCGGCGATCTAACGGATTTGTACACAGCGTTAGCGCCTTGTGCCATCGGTTACGGAGTGATTGGCAAGAACTTGATTGGTCGCGAGAGCACCAAACTAGAAGGCAATCCGTATCGCAGTTGGCTGGAAATGTATTCGGACCAAGACTTTCAGCAATCAGTGGTAGAATGCACCGCTAATCTTGATGATCTTATCAAAGATATTGCGCTTGATAGTGCTCGTGGCAAAGAGCTTATAGAGATATTTAGAACTGCCACTCGTATGGAAATTGCGTTTTGGGAGCAAGGTTACAACGTCCTCAAATAG
- a CDS encoding ABC transporter substrate-binding protein has translation MKRSISTLLALLATTSVLFSPLSLASDSAKAKDKELTLMLDWFVNPNHGPIVIAQERGLFKAQGLKVNIQEPADPSVPAKLVAANKIDLAVSYQPTLTIDVAAGLPLIRSGTLVSTPLNTMMVIDNGKINSLKDLKGKKVGIAIAGNEEASIGTMLRSAGLKFSDVEIVNVGWALSSSVASGKVDAIWGGFRNFETNQLAIEGYKAKAFFPEEHGVPAYDELVFVANANSYDADALKRFNHAIELATQYIVNHPEQAWKEFVAYKPDTLNNELNRRAWEDTLTRFALRPAAVDRQRYDNYAQFMFDNKIIGSVPNSANYLPSF, from the coding sequence ATGAAACGATCTATCTCGACTTTGCTTGCGTTACTGGCAACTACTTCTGTTTTATTTAGCCCATTATCACTTGCCAGTGATAGCGCAAAAGCCAAAGACAAAGAGCTCACGTTAATGCTGGACTGGTTTGTGAACCCAAATCACGGACCAATTGTTATCGCCCAAGAGCGCGGTTTGTTTAAAGCGCAAGGCTTAAAAGTGAATATTCAAGAGCCCGCTGATCCTAGCGTTCCAGCAAAATTGGTGGCGGCGAACAAAATTGACCTTGCGGTATCTTATCAGCCAACACTGACCATTGATGTCGCGGCAGGACTGCCTTTGATTCGCAGCGGTACTTTGGTTTCAACGCCGCTCAATACCATGATGGTGATCGACAACGGTAAAATTAACTCACTCAAAGATCTGAAAGGCAAAAAAGTGGGTATTGCCATTGCTGGCAACGAAGAGGCAAGCATCGGCACTATGCTGCGCTCTGCAGGTTTGAAATTCTCAGACGTTGAAATTGTAAACGTAGGTTGGGCGCTGTCGTCGTCGGTAGCTTCTGGAAAAGTAGACGCTATTTGGGGCGGATTTAGAAACTTTGAAACCAACCAATTGGCTATTGAAGGCTATAAAGCGAAAGCGTTCTTCCCTGAAGAGCATGGCGTACCGGCTTATGATGAATTGGTTTTCGTCGCCAATGCCAACAGCTATGACGCAGATGCGTTAAAACGTTTTAACCACGCAATCGAACTGGCGACACAATATATTGTTAATCACCCAGAGCAAGCATGGAAAGAGTTTGTTGCGTACAAACCAGATACCTTAAACAACGAGCTTAACCGCCGCGCTTGGGAAGATACTTTAACTCGATTTGCTCTGCGTCCAGCAGCGGTCGATCGCCAGCGTTATGACAACTACGCACAGTTTATGTTTGACAATAAAATTATTGGTAGCGTGCCAAACAGTGCCAACTACCTACCTAGTTTCTAA
- a CDS encoding ABC transporter substrate-binding protein, producing the protein MTSFKTKFSAVLASVALLFSNAVFAKEKQLTLMLDWFVNPNHGPIVIAQQKGMFAKEGLKVTIQEPADPSVPSKLVAANQVDLAISYQPSFLIDVASGLPLVWSGTLLATPLNTLTVLDNGKINTLADLKGKTVGVSVSGSDEAIIGRMLKNDGVDFSDIKIVNVGWALSSSLASGRVDAIWGGMRNFESHQLELEGYKSKSFYPEEHGIPPYDELMFVANAKHYDKDAIARFNKALELATQYIVNHPEQAWKEFVAYNPDTLDNELNHRAWLDTLTRFALRPSAMNKQRYDDYSHFMQQLNIIKTIPDSNTYLIDF; encoded by the coding sequence ATGACCTCGTTTAAAACAAAATTCAGCGCAGTATTAGCAAGCGTTGCGCTTTTATTTAGCAATGCGGTTTTTGCTAAAGAGAAACAACTGACGTTAATGCTGGACTGGTTTGTAAACCCCAATCATGGGCCAATTGTGATTGCCCAGCAAAAGGGTATGTTTGCCAAAGAAGGCTTAAAAGTCACTATTCAAGAGCCAGCCGATCCGAGCGTTCCATCAAAGCTTGTGGCGGCGAACCAAGTGGATCTGGCCATTTCCTATCAACCCTCGTTTTTGATTGATGTAGCATCGGGTTTACCTTTGGTGTGGAGCGGCACGTTACTGGCCACCCCTTTAAATACCTTGACGGTATTAGACAACGGCAAAATTAATACGCTAGCGGATCTAAAAGGAAAAACCGTCGGCGTATCCGTTTCTGGCTCTGACGAAGCCATTATTGGCCGCATGTTAAAAAACGACGGCGTTGATTTCTCAGACATTAAAATTGTGAATGTGGGATGGGCGCTTTCGTCGTCGTTAGCGTCGGGTCGCGTTGATGCTATTTGGGGCGGAATGCGCAACTTTGAATCGCACCAGTTAGAGCTTGAAGGGTATAAATCCAAGAGCTTTTACCCAGAAGAGCACGGCATTCCACCCTACGATGAATTGATGTTTGTCGCCAACGCGAAACACTACGATAAAGACGCTATTGCTCGCTTTAATAAAGCCCTTGAGTTAGCCACTCAATACATTGTCAATCATCCAGAGCAAGCATGGAAAGAGTTTGTGGCCTACAACCCTGACACTCTGGATAACGAATTAAACCATAGAGCTTGGTTAGATACCTTAACCCGCTTTGCACTGCGTCCTTCGGCGATGAATAAACAGCGCTATGACGACTACAGCCACTTTATGCAACAGCTTAATATTATAAAAACGATCCCGGATAGTAATACCTATCTTATTGATTTTTAA